ttatatttatacatactttctttatatattattacataatattaGGGAATAAAAAATCtcattgtatgtatatgtaaccaattttaattataaaaaattacactttactgttttttatgtataatacTTGTAAACATTTGCATGcacaaaattatgttttctaatCTTTCTAATGAATGAagcaattatgtatgtatataaagaaaatttgggTAAATTTTATCTGCTCAAATATGCTTTTATGAGGAATGTGGAAGTCTGCTTACAAGCTTTATTGCTCATCTTTGTCTTTGGCACCGTGTTTAAGAATTCTGGTGAACTCTATATAATCAAACAGACCGTGTTTGATAGGTGCTTCACGATACATTTCGTCGAcctgaaatatacaaaaaaattatattccaaaatttaaaatgtaatactaatgtaattcatataaatataaacaatttcattTACTTAGAAAACTAAACAAATAGACAATAGTAAAATGCTACTTACATCCTCATCGGTGAAACGATCTCCCATTGTGGTCAATAGCTCGCGCAATCGATCCTCGGGTAATACACCGTTATTTTCCTCATCAAAGCAACCGAAAGCATTTTTAATTACATCTTCAGGATCTGTTCCTTGTAGGCGTTCCCCAAATAAGGTAAGGAACATAGTGAAATTTATAGGTCCAGGTGCTTCGTTCATCATCGCTTCTAAATACTCGTCTGTTGGATTTTTTCCTAGAGAAGCTAACATATCATGCAAATCCTCTTTTTCAACGAAACCATCTCTATTTTGATCGATCATATTAAAAGCTTCTTTAAACTCGGCTATTTGGGCCTGATCGAACATAGCGAACACATTTGATGTGGCGCGTTGTGCTCGTTTTTTTGTGGTAGCACGACGTCCAGCGGTTTTACGAGAAGacatttttaaaccaaaaaaatctataaaaaaaaatggaaaaaagaaatttttctaTAGAAGTTTTAGTATTCTGTGCTATCTAAGGCCGATCTCGTTACGCTACATAGTTAGAAAATTAAGATTTCCACTTAAGCAGAAGTTGcattgtaaaaaacaaaaacatttggaACTTATATAAGGATGGATACAAAAATGAAGCGCGATGCATGGGTACCACGCAACAGAAAtcaattttaattgcaaaaaaaataaaatattccatatctgacaagcaaaaaaaaacttgtacactTACGCTGCAACGCTTTAAATGTAGTTATCAAGTAGGTAGCGTTATTTTGGTCTGGTATTATTTTCGTATGGTCAAAATGTGTTATTTGATAATCGAATTTCTTTTGTGCGGTTGtagtttttaaagaaaaaatgataaataaacaaacaacagATTTACAGCCTCTGGTAGTCAAATATTGGCAACAGAACAAAAGTACTAGCGAAATAGGCAATGTTTTCAATAAACACATACTATTGTTCAgtacaatattaataaatacaaaaggaTAGGTGGAGTTGCAAGACTTCATAATAGTGGAACGTGGCTGAAAGTAAAGTTGCCGTCGTCACTAACGCCAAGGAGTTGAAAGAAGCTGCCATAGCAAAACTCCACCATCAAAATGTTCAGCATTTTAAGCTTTCTCCGATTTTAGAGCGTATACACCACGAAACAAGCCATAATTATCGAAGAGAAATATTTACTATACTATTACACGGATGAAGAAACTTTTGATTCTGAAATTTGTATTGATGAgtccaaatttatttatttggatcTGACGGTCGTCGATTTGTAGGGCGTAAAGAGGGCTAACcgctaaagtataaaaaaaaactaaataagacTGTTAGCTCGGAGGAGGCTGCATTGTGTGGTGTATGGTGCCATGGAAGTAAAAGGAGTGCAGTGGGAACAAATGGCGTCGGTAACCTTGTTTTCATCAAAGGAATTATGTAAGTAATGGACTAcaggcaatattaaaaattagtttgcTCTGTCAGCAGCTTAAGTCAGTTTAAATGGTGGATACTGCTTTATTCAGGATAACGACCCGAAACATTCTCCTTCACTTAAGGAATGGTTATAGTAAAACGTGCTGCCACACCCTCCCTACACAAGATTTGGTGCATTCTATGAATAAGAGATTGCAAAACATGATAGAGCACAAAGATGGACATACAAAGTATCAATTTTACTTAAagaatgaagaaaaattttacttaaaatgttaattattgCAAACTGTATAGCTtatcacttttatttattttcttaagtgTAAGCTATTGAGGCAGTCAAAATAATAGTAGTGCAAGGATTAAATTGTCcaaacacaaatataaaagcaatGGGATGAGGTAAGCACTACACGGCTTATCAGCACgatcttgtaaaaaaaaacttatttcaaaatgcaaaacgtataaagttgaaaattaaattagttgTTCACCGACAAGAATTCAAAATGACTTAAAATAAAAACCGAATCTTGGAATACGTGGCCGTCGTCCGGAAATAACTGACAGAGAAGCTAAGCGCGTAGTAAGATTCTCAAAGCAGAATCCTTTTGCTCAAAACTCAACTTCTCTTTGGATTAAAATCCAATTTTTAGGAACAAAAAACCATCATAGGGGCTTGAAACTAGCTATAAATATCTAGTaactaataacaaaaaattaaattataaaatcagTTGCCTTCATGagatcaaataattaaaataacgaCCAGCTTAGGTCTATTTATAAATTGGGATCTTCGCTAAGATAATATTCATTGCAAATGAAGGTAGTGTGGCATCTACAAATGTTTCTGTGACATGATGTGCGGTGAGGGGTCGTGGGTAGTAAGGGTAAACTATTTATTCGGTAGGTAGTGAAACCAAGACAAGCTACTCAGGACATGATGATAATGataattactattattattagcGAAAATGTATTCAATACGGCCAAATCGATGTCGCGTGCGCGCTTGAAAGTTaagtaatattaaaatgaattaatttcttaagtgttcttttataaataacatgtaaataaaataattcgcTAAAATAAAGAGCGAAGTAAATATTAAGCAAATAACAAACCAACatcttctttatttattttatacattctTTGCACCACTATTAAATTGACCGCAACtgcatgtaagtatataaaaatcacGTGAGAGGATTTCCCTAGGCCAACTTCCAAACTACTCAATcgattttagaaaaaatgtaaCACACTGTGTTCAGTTTTacccaaattaaaaaataggaaGGTTCACatttaaattatgtaaacaataaatatattgtcTAGATAATAGCGTCGCGTGAACAACACATGTTGTTATAGTTGTTGTCCTATCGGTTATCTAGACCATATTTGAGTGTCAAGGCACAAGTTAGTTGCCATCGAAATCATTTAACGGGAGGCCCATAAAACGTGCTTTTTcagtgaatgtcaaaacactCGCACACACACCAGCATTCACttaaatataaacatgtaagcaaacaatattatacaaaaacataaactcaagaaatttttgaaagatTATTGTTAATTAGTTCAGATTTTTTAAACTAGGCTCTACATTTTTTTTCCGATTTGAACTGCCAAACCTGTGTAAAAAGGAGTACCACAACGGTCAATTATTGGAcccatattatttataaataatatagaacaaaattaaaaattacataattttatatgcgGATGATACGTTAATTTACGCTGAAGGAGAAAATTATAAAGAGTGTCCAGATAAACTGTTAAGTGTtggttaaaaattaacaaacttaaattaaacaagtacggaagagctaagttcggatgtaaccgaacattttatactctcgcaaagtcaaatggtatactcgtttgagatttctttgtggattgactgatattttcggtagaaggtcaactataggtactggggtccacatattcagtacctaggggcttgaacagttttggttcgatttagaaaacttttggtcacaaggtggcatactttaaacgtattattcacgcaaagttttacgccgatataatcattgttgcttgatttgcatagtggaaagtgaaagaatcaagtggtatttaaaatggtgtcatatggaaaataggcgtggttgtaatccgatttcgcccatttttgcactatgacatagaaacatgaaaagaacgttacgcaccgaatttggttgaaatcggttaagcagatctcaagatatgggttttcacctaaaagtgggctgtgtcacgcccactgtctaattttgaacgcggttcctataaagtcatcttataccatctcagagataaaatttaatgtctctggcgtgttttgtgcttgatttatcgcgcttttagtagtttttaacagtaccgttatatggggagtgggcggagttgccacccgatttcaactattttcacaccgtcaatagaagtgctaaaaacatttgcttccagtgaattttgttattatagcattagcggtttaggagatatgcacattaaacctattagaggcgggaccacgcccactttttaaaaaaaaattttaactgcagatgcccctccctaatgtgatcctgtgtaccaaataacagtcttgtatcttattgcggagcttagttatggcaagttatttgtttttgattaatggcgttttgtgggcgtggcagtggtccgattacgcccatctgcaataccaaccgtctcacggtaccatgaaacatgtctaccaagtttcataaagatatctcaatttttactcaagttagagcttgcacggacggacgggcggacagacggacggacggacagacagtcacccggatttcaactcgtctcttcatcctgatcatttatatatacataaccctatatctaactcgattagttttaggtgatacaaacaaccgttaggtgaacaaaactattatactctgtagcaacaggttgcgagagtataacaagtaaggaagggctaagttcggatgtaaccgaacattttatactatgtGGATTgacgatattttcggtagaaggtcaactataggcactggggtccacatatttagtacttaggggcttgaacagttttggttcgatttagacaatttttggtcacaaggtggcatactttaaacgtattattcacctaaagttttaccccgatataatcattgttgcttgatatgcatagtggaaagtgaaagaatcagatggaattgaaaatggtgttatatgggaaataggcgtggttgtagcccgatttcgcccattttcgcactataacatagaaatatgaaaagaacgttatgcaccgaatttgcttgaaatcggttaagcagatcccaagatatggggtctcacctaaaagtgggcggtgctacgcccactgactaattttgaacgcggttccgataaattcatctcataccatcccggagataaaatttaatgtctctggcgtgtttagggcttggtttatcgcgcttttagtatttttttaatagtaccgttatatggggagtgggcgggcttgtcacccgatttgctcccagtgaatttggttattatagcttcagcggTTTACAAGatgtgcacattaaacttaataggggcgggaccacgcccactttttaaaaaaaattttaagtgcagatgcccctccctaatgtgatcctttgtaccaaataacagtcttgtatcttattgcggagcttagttatggcaatttatttgtttttgattaatggcgttttgtgggtgtggcagtggtccgattatctgcaataccaaccgtcttacggtaccaagttttatgaagatatctcaatttttactcaaatccAATCGAAAAATTAGGGAAAATCTTTAAGGACCTGTCAAACCCAAAAATAAATCGGAACTCTGGGAGAAGGTTTAGTGCACATGCCGTAGCATAATTCAGTCTATACCTAGAAAATGTGCAGATGTTTTAGACAATAAGGGTACGCTACAAAGTACaaaaaatcttttgtattagttctcttaaaatatgtataattattattataagatATAAGAATTCAAGTTTTTTGTCCTCTATTGTATTTTACCTTTGGTTTTgcaatatttatgaattgttttttccaatatttttactGTCACTAATAACACTTGAcgtgaagtaaataaaaaaaagtattttagttgaattcaaataaaatttaattttttttagaatggaAAATTAGTAGTAGTTTATTGTCTGTaactgtatatgtacatataaaaaaatgtggtaGCTTAGTAATCTTTTAACTAGTTTTATATTCAAGAACTTGTCGGAACACGCTtaactacaaaatataaaaacacattaaaataGGGCATTAGACCGCCGACAGCCGTATAAAGTTTTACATGTAAATGCAAATAACCTACGCCcgttaaaacatttttcaaaatgaacttGCACGTATGGCCACACAAGAACGTTGCATGCCGGTTGGAATAGTTTTGGTAATAATACGTATTCTTTACTGGCAACGATTTACCGGGATGTGTGACCGCAGGGctaatcatacatatataaatacgtatgtaatctaaaaacacaatgtaaataggtaatttagttcaaattttctacatgtatttcttatttatattcttaagttcaaaatgcaaaaacaaaaatgtatattcctattttaatttttgtgctaacgggattttagtgtaagaacaagtaaacataggcacaattaagtctgcgttcagttagcttgaaatgatgtagagcaggttcgcctccacgCGGTGCATCCTGAGTAACGCTAAATGAACTGCGGTTTTACGGCCTTTTCTAGAACTCCTACGgatttgacctttgctcgacacgGACATAGCTTGGACTCTTAGATGGAACGGTTTGAACCCTGAgctggtggtcgtggtattctgtcacctgagtatgcaggggtgacaccctgcagaaatggctgatgggctaatacCAAGGCCGCCTCCGttccgttaaaaccatggcaggcctcagaGTACGTTCCCCTTCTGTCAtaattaagttggtgtggtaggtgtttgttgagatgactccttctttgcgctggtcggctctgaacgcactgccttataagggcgtgcgtcaaccctcgccttggcctcgtaactgagacaaccttcGGTCCATTTataggcgactacctttccaggagacggatagcggctctgagtggggacccaatcAAAACGAATACTAACTACACAACCAAGGACGATGGAGGAAGcaggtcgaaaccgacctcttCAAAAGGGGACAGTTCCCTGTGGGGGACATCCTCACCCATGGGGACGAAACCGTCCCCGCTAAAGGGTGAGGAGAAAAATTCCGGGGGTGTCTGACttaccgttgttgttgtagcggcagaattctaccgagttgacagtccttggccagaataaatccgggtccgttccggttacgtagacccgactgtcgtgggaacggactGACTTACCGTCACTAGGAGCGGTAAGGCAGGGAGAGTGGGCAGGAATCTGCCGACTGACACCTTAGGcaggaatcgccagcactagcagaggaacctctgttaAGTTCATGGGGGGCGCGGGGTCCTCAGCGAACGCTAAGGGTTCCGGGGGGAAGCGCGTGACCACAGCTAAAAAACTGAAGTCGGACCGTCGGCTGGCTGCtaagattttggagcgctatggtggcaagcaggctgaccagaattctgatcagcatgctagcacagTTGAGTGGGCTAAAAGGGTGCTAAGCGACGTTAATGACGGGAAAGTGGGAAAGCGGGAGTGGTCCACGAGTTATGTGGCCCTATGCTgccaacgcaatactgcgacacCAGCTTTAACGGTTGTGCAATCTGCACCAGATTCGCGCACTGGTCCGCCACTCCAACTGAGTGGCCAAGAAAGGACCtctacggccctaaggagctctaggcagcatgactcccaaTCTGATCAACCCCCTCTACCTTCATCCTGCTCCAATCCCCGTGCGAGAACCAatcagcaactcctggttcctcgcacagtctgtccCGTGTGTCAGTCCGTAATACGCCGGaacgtcacatcagtcaagtgcaattcttgcactggctggtgtcactttctgtcgtgttccggactgcgcaccacacgtgagtggagtgcgtcatatattgccccatgctgtaggagtctgcccccgcaatcccatcaagtggcgtcgccaaacaacaccacagtgcgacaaccgcccatgcgggtattacagctgcaacaaccaccacctataCGTACCTCCCTCACCCCCAGGATCACGACTGGATACCCGCGACAAACCCGAATcctacaatttaactgcaacggactcctgagcaagatcgaggagatagttgcatataTGAGTCGGGAACGTATATcaatagctgcggtccaagaaaccaagctaaacagccgctcagatcttctgagttgtgcaggtttcaacgttttgcgtaaggatcgcgagcgagataatggtggaggcctagccttcatattgcacaacaccgtgcaatatcgtttaATCGAtggtgacatcgaccgcagggacactacccttgaatgtcagggtatagctgtccggtcaggcgatgccgagctcgaaatatttaacatatacatccccccagttacatcttgcccaacaggatatcccccgaacataggtgcgctgcttcgtggtgaaaaccatttggtgctaggcgactttaacgcgcatcacgatctttggcattcctgcctgtcaaacgatcgtagggggatggagctggcggagcagattgacgattcgacattctgcacaatgaatatgacgaagcccccaccagaattatgggcacctgtaatagtttcaattaataataattcaattcgatggtcatgcctcctcggacccgaagaagtgcgcgagctcttttagccggcagtttacactgcacccttcgaccgacaaggccaaacgatgtgttacccgacggctgcgcaaaataccaagagactgcgcaccacttactttcagcgatggggaggttcagtgtcatcaaaaaggcgaaatcgtctaaatccatcggccctgacggaataagcatgctgatgctaaaacatctaggctcaacgggagtaaactatctcaccaaggtcctcaacttgtcgatgtccactcttcaaatacccgatgtgtggaaagtcggaagagtggtcccactactgaaacctgggaaacccgccaacaaaggggagtcttatcgcccgataactctcctttccccagtagtgaagacacctgaggccttgttactcccttcatttactcaccacctgagtctagtagaccatcagcatggcttccgaaaagtgcacagcaccaccacagctcttagcgtcataaacgcccagatagttcatggcctgaaccagaagccaccctgcgagaggacgatcctcgtagcgttgaaattgtcaaaagcttttgacacagtcaatcacacaacgctacttgaggacctagaacaatcaacgctccctccagggctgaagcggtggactatgaactacctgagcggtcggcattcatccgtactgtttcgaggtcaaaactccaaacttagaaaaattaaagagggggttccgcagggcggtgtcccctccccactactgtttaatttctatatttcgaaactcccccagccaacagcgggaatttcagtgacctcgtacgctgatgactgcacgatattgacgtcgggcaatggaatcgatggcatgtgctcaaaagtaaacagctacctctccgatctttctcgcttcttctctgcaaggagcctaacactctcccccactaaatccacagcgaccatcttcacaaattggacgaaggaatacagactggacctaaacatttcagtcgatggcacaaaaattccgacagtaaataaccctaaaattttaggcgtcacattggacagtctgtgctccttcactcctcacacgaccgcgataactgccaaagtacagagtaGCAACAAAAtactcaagtcgcttgccggcagctcttggggaatagacaaagaaacgttgttggcaacttaCAAAGCAATcagccggccggtcctaaactacGCATCACCAATTTGGTCacctggatgtagtgcaacgcagacgaggaagcttcagacttgtcaaaacactgcactccggactatcacgaggtgcctcttgatgtccccaattgaacacctacatagtgaggcccttatgcttccggttaaggaacataatgagctcctctccagcagtttctgctggggtgttttcgcagtacgccgaccggacttcggacgcaacaaactacagacaagcactgaccgccattcacagtggagccattaacaccttcatcgactccctctcagtgaatggcgtactaggagtcaaaccaccacctatagcagacgtagagctcgagttgcccggcgaaaccagagtgaccctcgcgcaacttcgttctgaatattgtagcaggttaaactccaaCTTAttcagaatagaccccgacataccaaacacatgtcctgcattcAATGAGGCCCCCcatgatactaaccacctctttgcatgcccaacaaacccaactcatctaacaccttttccctatggtccgaccccgtcgaaacagcccgtttcttgggcctcccgttagatgacggcgacgacaaccaaactattacttaccatccaagcggggactagataaccgttacaacaacaacaacgggaaAGTGGGGGGTGAGCACGGATCGTCAGGCGATGATGGATCCGTCTGCAGTCTCGGGCGCTTGTTCAAGGAGGCTGGGGTCGATAGTACGgatgatggtgcggaactcgcactgctgtaGAGGAGTTTAGAGGATgaggatcctccaaattaacctccaacACTCAAAGtcggcctccgccgatctattgcttcgtctaggacgggacgaagccgacgttgtccttatccaggaaccgtggctgagcagcaACGGTGTCTCTGGTTTAAGGACAAAAAGCCacaagctcctggcggcaaacAGCACAGGTAGAACAAGAGCCTGCTTGTTGATCAGAAACGAACATAACGTTTTGCTTTtgcctaatttcagcaacgaagATGTCGTCACTGCTAGACTGGAGGGCAGTGCTGGAgaactctggcttgtctcagccctcatgccgcacgacgacgaggtggagccaCCTCCGTACCTGCTGAGAAgggctctggcagaggccaggcgcaaaggaGTCGCAgtcttaataggctcggatgctaattcaaggcacaccgtctgggggagctcggacatcaacgcaagaggtgagtcactttttgattttatttgtagtgtaGACCTTTCTATATGTAATAGAGGGAAAACCCCTACCTTTGTGactgctagcagggcggaagtccttgacgttacgctagcctctagggaaattgctcccttgattacggaatggagggttctagacgaccattccttctccgatcataaatatattggtttcagcttgGAGGCCTCACGTCCGGagctcaaaacctatagaaatttcagGAATGCCAACTGGGTCCTGTACTGCAgtaagcttcgatcagctcttccacGATCCTATGTGCGGATGCGGTcgatgagctcgtcgaggttttcagctctgttagtagaactactcttgacagctcctgtcctctgagaactcagaaaatcaAAGGGTTTCCctttggtggacttcggagctaacggagatcagatcttcgagcagaagacttttcaacaaagcccgtaaaagtggctctagtaacgactgggcgttgtacaaggctgGACTGGTCttttacaagtccgagttgaagaaagccaagagggcttcgtggagagccttctgcggtagtgtagagggctgtcatgAGTCTTCACGGTTCAGGcacattcttgcaaaaaatcctactcaattggggtatctaaaaaatgcagatagtagttgaacaacgagcagcgaggagtcgttgaatctactcctggatgctcatttcCCACTAAATCCCTCTGCAGAAGAattgccactgggggagctgcaggagggctgtacagccttcctggaccttctggacgatcgtcaccttacctgggcgttGAAATCCTTCAAACCCTTTAAGTCCCCGGGGCCCGATGGCATTATTCCAGCGTACGGTTAAGatgtcatgcagctggctggccgccatctacgcgaactgtgttagactgggccatgtcccgaaagtctggagacaggttaaggttacttTTATTCCGAAGGCCagcaaaagctctcacgtcggtaCAAAAGATTTCAggcccatcagcctatcctcgtttctgttgaaaacattggagaggcttatggatctgtacattaggagcagaataccgaggggtaaactgttacgggcgcagcatgcctatatcaaaggcaggcacactgctttgcatgatgtagtgtcatggctggagatagctctcaagcacaaggaattttCTGTGgacacctttctcgacatcgagggggccttcaataacgtgcgaccagaggcagtggttaaagccctcgaaaagtttgaggtggaatcgaacctcaagctccttatttttagtcttctttgcgacagaactgtcgcagcgga
The sequence above is drawn from the Bactrocera oleae isolate idBacOlea1 chromosome 5, idBacOlea1, whole genome shotgun sequence genome and encodes:
- the sqh gene encoding myosin regulatory light chain sqh codes for the protein MSSRKTAGRRATTKKRAQRATSNVFAMFDQAQIAEFKEAFNMIDQNRDGFVEKEDLHDMLASLGKNPTDEYLEAMMNEAPGPINFTMFLTLFGERLQGTDPEDVIKNAFGCFDEENNGVLPEDRLRELLTTMGDRFTDEDVDEMYREAPIKHGLFDYIEFTRILKHGAKDKDEQ